The Cryptosporangium phraense genome window below encodes:
- the infC gene encoding translation initiation factor IF-3: MWGSSRAGQRQYVRGGPISVELRVNDQIRAREVRLVGPEGEQVGIVPVAEALRLAQDTDLDLVEVAPTARPPVCKLMDYGKFKYESAQKAREARRNQSLTVIKEMKLRPKIDPHDYETKKGHVVRFLKAGDKVKITIMFRGREQSRPELGFRLLKRLADEVTELGFVESSPRQDGRNMIMVMAPHRALKTAGQRGSGEESDAPADV; this comes from the coding sequence GTGTGGGGCTCCAGCCGGGCAGGTCAGAGACAGTACGTCCGAGGAGGTCCCATCAGCGTAGAGCTGCGTGTGAACGACCAGATCCGCGCCCGAGAGGTGCGTCTCGTCGGTCCTGAAGGAGAGCAGGTCGGCATCGTCCCGGTTGCCGAGGCCCTGCGCCTCGCCCAGGACACCGACCTGGATCTGGTCGAGGTCGCGCCGACCGCGCGGCCGCCCGTCTGCAAGCTCATGGACTACGGAAAGTTCAAGTACGAGAGCGCGCAGAAAGCACGGGAGGCGCGGCGTAACCAGAGCCTCACCGTGATCAAGGAAATGAAGCTTCGGCCGAAGATCGACCCGCACGACTACGAGACCAAGAAGGGTCACGTGGTGCGGTTCCTCAAGGCCGGCGACAAGGTCAAGATCACGATCATGTTCCGCGGTCGCGAGCAGAGCCGTCCGGAGCTGGGTTTTCGGCTCCTGAAGCGGCTCGCCGACGAGGTGACCGAACTCGGCTTCGTCGAGTCGTCGCCGCGCCAGGATGGCCGCAACATGATCATGGTGATGGCCCCACACCGCGCACTGAAGACCGCGGGCCAGCGAGGCTCGGGTGAAGAGTCGGACGCCCCTGCGGACGTCTGA
- the pheS gene encoding phenylalanine--tRNA ligase subunit alpha yields the protein MSGPNDTYDPKQVALLSAESLHDIALNASKAFGEVAVLDDLRAAKSAHLGDRAPVSLARRELGALPPQARADAGRRVNETRQAVQAAYDAREAVLIAERDERVLREETVDVTLPFDRRPRGARHPIAALMDRVSDLFIGMGYEIAEGPEIEAEWLNFDALNISPDHPARTMMDTFFVDPPEDGLVLRTHTSPVQARTMLTRKPPIYIVAPGRVFRTDELDATHTPVFSQIEGLVVDEGITMAHLRGTLDHFSRAMFGPEAVTRWRPSYFPFTEPSAEFDVWFPHAKGGPRWIEWGGCGMVNPRVLTACGIDPSVYTGFAFGMGLERALQFRHEATDMRDMIEGDVRFSTAFGMEI from the coding sequence ATGTCTGGACCCAACGACACCTACGACCCGAAGCAGGTCGCTCTCCTCAGCGCCGAGTCGCTGCACGACATCGCGCTGAACGCCTCGAAGGCGTTCGGCGAGGTCGCTGTTCTGGACGACCTGCGCGCGGCGAAGAGCGCCCACCTCGGCGACCGGGCCCCGGTCTCGCTGGCCCGTCGTGAGCTGGGCGCGCTGCCGCCGCAGGCCCGCGCCGACGCCGGCCGCCGGGTGAACGAGACCCGCCAGGCCGTGCAGGCCGCGTACGACGCCCGCGAGGCCGTGCTGATCGCCGAGCGTGACGAGCGCGTGCTCCGCGAGGAGACCGTCGACGTGACGCTGCCGTTCGACCGGCGTCCGCGCGGGGCCCGGCACCCGATCGCCGCGCTGATGGACCGGGTCAGCGACCTGTTCATCGGCATGGGTTACGAGATCGCCGAGGGCCCCGAGATCGAGGCCGAGTGGCTGAACTTCGACGCGCTGAACATCTCGCCCGACCATCCGGCGCGCACCATGATGGACACGTTCTTCGTCGACCCGCCCGAAGACGGCCTGGTGCTGCGGACGCACACGTCGCCGGTGCAGGCCCGGACGATGCTGACCCGCAAGCCGCCCATCTACATCGTGGCGCCCGGCCGGGTCTTCCGCACCGACGAGCTCGACGCGACCCACACGCCGGTGTTCAGCCAGATCGAGGGCCTGGTCGTCGACGAGGGCATCACGATGGCGCACCTGCGCGGGACGCTCGACCACTTCTCCCGGGCCATGTTCGGGCCCGAGGCGGTGACGCGCTGGCGTCCGTCCTATTTCCCGTTCACCGAGCCGTCGGCGGAGTTCGACGTGTGGTTCCCGCACGCCAAGGGCGGTCCGCGGTGGATCGAGTGGGGCGGCTGCGGCATGGTCAACCCGCGCGTGCTGACCGCGTGCGGCATCGACCCGTCGGTGTACACGGGATTCGCGTTCGGGATGGGGCTGGAGCGGGCGCTCCAGTTCCGGCACGAGGCGACGGACATGCGGGACATGATCGAGGGCGACGTGCGGTTCTCGACGGCTTTCGGGATGGAGATCTGA
- a CDS encoding M23 family metallopeptidase produces the protein MAIDVRPETAAPPEQNPNRLKKLVIIGICVIAAGSLLCLGFTPMVFSGIVQSMRDSAENAQEGCGSLGFTVDDDVKIDGLAADQLQNAATIVGVGQKMQVPPRGWVIALATALQESLLHNYTVATDHDSVGLFQQRPSSGWGNAPATATDTRTPAQRLADPSYASAKFYEKLLRQPGWNQRRLAEVAQAVQISAFPERYARWESFATLLVNRLTKGAANGVVATQGDPIRCATPGQITGAGWTVPALGQVGSGFRPPDRPSHQGVDIIVPRFTVIHAASAGIVITSKCNASTGNCDVDGGISVKGCGWYVEIAHTSGLTTRYCHMVERPLVQVGQTVVAGQPLGRVGSSGNSSGPHLHFETRVNGDAVNPIPFMAARGAPLGTRQ, from the coding sequence ATGGCCATCGACGTCCGTCCGGAGACCGCCGCGCCCCCCGAGCAGAACCCGAACCGGCTGAAGAAGCTCGTCATCATCGGCATCTGCGTGATCGCGGCCGGCTCCCTGCTCTGCCTCGGCTTCACCCCGATGGTGTTCAGCGGCATCGTCCAGAGCATGCGCGACTCGGCCGAGAACGCGCAGGAAGGCTGCGGCTCGCTGGGCTTCACCGTCGACGACGACGTCAAGATCGACGGGCTGGCCGCGGATCAGCTGCAGAACGCGGCGACGATCGTCGGCGTCGGTCAGAAGATGCAGGTTCCCCCGCGCGGATGGGTCATCGCGCTGGCCACCGCGCTGCAGGAGAGCCTGCTGCACAACTACACGGTCGCCACCGACCACGACTCGGTCGGCCTCTTCCAGCAGCGTCCGAGCAGTGGGTGGGGCAACGCCCCGGCGACCGCTACCGACACCCGCACCCCCGCCCAGCGCCTGGCCGACCCCAGCTATGCGTCCGCCAAGTTCTACGAGAAGCTCCTCCGGCAGCCTGGCTGGAACCAACGGCGGCTGGCCGAGGTGGCCCAGGCGGTGCAGATCTCCGCGTTCCCCGAGCGCTACGCGCGCTGGGAGTCGTTCGCCACGCTCCTGGTGAACCGGCTGACCAAGGGCGCCGCCAACGGCGTCGTCGCGACCCAGGGCGACCCGATCCGGTGCGCAACACCGGGGCAGATCACCGGGGCGGGCTGGACCGTCCCCGCGCTCGGCCAGGTCGGTAGCGGCTTCCGGCCGCCGGACCGGCCCAGCCACCAGGGCGTGGACATCATCGTCCCGCGTTTCACGGTGATTCACGCGGCCAGCGCCGGGATCGTCATCACCTCGAAGTGCAACGCGTCCACCGGCAACTGCGATGTCGACGGTGGCATCAGCGTCAAGGGCTGCGGCTGGTACGTCGAGATCGCGCACACCAGCGGGCTGACCACCCGCTACTGCCACATGGTCGAGCGGCCTCTCGTGCAGGTCGGTCAGACCGTCGTGGCCGGGCAACCGCTGGGGCGGGTCGGTTCGTCGGGCAACTCCTCCGGGCCGCATCTGCACTTCGAGACCCGCGTCAATGGCGACGCCGTCAACCCGATCCCGTTCATGGCCGCCCGCGGCGCCCCGCTCGGCACCCGGCAATGA
- a CDS encoding TrmH family RNA methyltransferase: MTRSSRPEDLPLASGRTPRVAASRQLTRRSRRDASRQFLAEGPQAVREALALPATSPGAPSVVFSTPAALARYAGFLSESPVPVIAVDDAGMAGLSETVTPQGLVAVCSFLDVPLSSIGGSLVAVLAEIQDPGNAGTVLRTADAAGASGVVFTDGSVDPYNGKCVRSSAGSLFHPPVVRGVPAAEAVASLQASGLQILAADGYGDSDLDDLADAGELSRPTAWLFGNEARGLPSELAALADRRVRIPIHGRAESLNLAAAAAVCLYASARAQRRLSSE; the protein is encoded by the coding sequence CTGACCCGATCGTCGCGACCCGAGGATCTGCCGCTCGCGAGCGGCCGGACTCCTCGGGTCGCTGCGTCTCGGCAGCTGACCCGCCGTTCACGGCGCGACGCCTCCCGTCAGTTCCTGGCCGAAGGACCGCAAGCGGTCCGCGAGGCCTTGGCTCTCCCGGCGACTTCCCCCGGTGCTCCCTCCGTCGTTTTTTCTACGCCTGCCGCGCTGGCAAGATACGCGGGATTCCTGTCGGAGTCGCCCGTGCCCGTGATCGCTGTGGATGACGCCGGTATGGCTGGGCTGTCGGAGACGGTCACGCCCCAGGGCCTGGTGGCCGTGTGCTCGTTCCTGGACGTGCCGCTGTCCTCGATCGGGGGCTCGCTGGTGGCTGTGCTGGCCGAGATCCAGGACCCGGGTAACGCCGGAACGGTGCTGCGGACGGCCGACGCCGCCGGCGCGTCGGGCGTGGTCTTCACCGACGGCAGCGTGGACCCGTACAACGGGAAGTGCGTCCGGTCGTCGGCCGGAAGCCTGTTCCACCCGCCGGTGGTGCGGGGGGTTCCGGCGGCCGAGGCGGTGGCGTCTCTGCAGGCCTCCGGGCTGCAGATCCTGGCCGCGGACGGGTACGGCGACTCGGACCTGGACGACCTGGCCGATGCCGGTGAGCTGTCCCGGCCGACCGCGTGGCTGTTCGGCAACGAAGCGCGGGGCCTGCCGAGCGAGCTGGCGGCGCTGGCCGACCGTCGGGTGCGGATCCCCATTCACGGCCGGGCCGAGAGCCTGAATCTCGCCGCGGCCGCTGCCGTGTGCCTTTATGCGTCGGCGCGGGCTCAGCGCCGTCTGTCTTCCGAATGA
- a CDS encoding DUF1844 domain-containing protein, which produces MSVEHPVGDVHSLEPDVRDLAEIPSVEVISRAAVMLMSAAAERLGLASDDPDSSPHRDLDEARRLITALAGLVTSSVEYLGAHAAPLRDGLSSLQRAFRESSVIPDPPGQGPGEKLTGPVF; this is translated from the coding sequence ATGAGTGTTGAACACCCAGTCGGCGATGTGCATTCCCTCGAGCCCGACGTCCGCGACCTGGCGGAGATCCCGTCCGTCGAGGTCATCAGCCGTGCCGCGGTCATGCTGATGAGCGCGGCCGCCGAGCGTCTCGGGCTCGCCTCCGACGATCCGGACTCCTCTCCGCATCGCGACCTCGACGAGGCGCGCCGGTTGATCACGGCCCTGGCGGGCCTCGTCACCTCGTCGGTGGAGTACCTCGGCGCGCACGCCGCGCCGCTGCGCGACGGCCTGTCCAGCCTTCAGCGCGCGTTCCGCGAATCGTCGGTCATTCCCGACCCTCCCGGCCAAGGTCCGGGAGAAAAGCTGACCGGTCCGGTCTTTTGA
- the rpmI gene encoding 50S ribosomal protein L35: MPKNKTHSGTAKRVKITGSGKLRRQKANRRHLLEHKPSTRTRRLDGTTDFAPTETKRIKRLLGI; this comes from the coding sequence ATGCCGAAGAACAAGACCCACTCGGGCACCGCCAAGCGCGTGAAGATCACCGGCAGCGGCAAGCTCCGTCGCCAGAAGGCGAACCGCCGCCACCTGCTGGAGCACAAGCCCAGCACCCGCACCCGGCGGTTGGACGGCACGACGGACTTCGCGCCCACCGAGACCAAGCGCATCAAGCGTCTTCTCGGAATTTGA
- the rplT gene encoding 50S ribosomal protein L20, with protein MARVKRAVNAQKKRRTTLEAAKGYRGQRSRLYRKAKEQILHSATYSYRDRKARKGDFRQLWITRINAAARANGLTYNRFVQGLRLAEIEVDRKVLADLAVNDAAAFAALVVVAKAALPEDTSAPREDAA; from the coding sequence GTGGCACGCGTGAAGCGGGCGGTCAATGCCCAGAAGAAGCGCCGGACCACCCTTGAGGCCGCGAAGGGTTACCGCGGCCAGCGCTCGCGGCTCTACCGCAAGGCCAAGGAGCAGATCCTCCACTCCGCGACGTACTCGTACCGCGACCGCAAGGCGCGTAAGGGTGACTTCCGCCAGCTCTGGATCACTCGCATCAACGCTGCGGCCCGGGCCAACGGCCTGACCTACAACCGCTTCGTCCAGGGCCTGCGCCTCGCCGAGATCGAGGTCGACCGCAAGGTCCTCGCCGACCTCGCCGTCAACGACGCGGCCGCCTTCGCCGCCCTCGTCGTCGTGGCCAAGGCCGCGCTGCCCGAGGACACGTCGGCGCCGCGCGAGGACGCGGCCTGA